In Rutidosis leptorrhynchoides isolate AG116_Rl617_1_P2 chromosome 2, CSIRO_AGI_Rlap_v1, whole genome shotgun sequence, one genomic interval encodes:
- the LOC139890319 gene encoding uncharacterized protein: MEEYLNYMKTLRTHMNDAEDQAAKTSVEEQMQITTIQTLKKEIDLAKSETKQLKEDSDRMMKEKGNICSQILELQRKIALLENDTSTLSQTLELIQQERVNWSAKLVEKRTSYGKINEKLSTEFKEQQDWLNSYKAGLNVGHLANTQLDCMDNGSAGNVDAKIQVMSGNLDDTYKNMMEQVDAAKAKFDQLTQMRSELASEHHEFYVQVRQLVEKLKCKMENFKPELRDMSIETLEEELQALKSDKCGETEYQETLQNQIDTVKGISHTVKCGCGEEYKLEVDLCA; the protein is encoded by the exons ATGGAAGAATACTTGAATTACATGAAAACCTTACGCACTCATATGAACG ATGCTGAGGATCAAGCCGCGAAAACTTCAGTTGAAGAGCAAATGCAAATCACTACTATTCAGACTCTGAAGAAAGAGATTGACTTAG CTAAATCTGAAACAAAGCAACTCAAGGAGGATTCTGACAGAATGATGAAGGAAAAGGGAAACATATGCTCTCAGATATTAGAACTGCAAAGAAAAATTGCCCTGTTGGAAAACGACACTTCCACACTGTCACAG ACACTGGAGCTTATTCAACAGGAAAGAGTCAACTGGTCAGCCAAACTTGTTGAGAAGCG TACATCCTATGGCAAGATCAACGAGAAGCTCAGTACCGAATTTAAAGAACAGCAG GACTGGTTGAACTCATATAAGGCTGGCTTAAATGTTGGACATTTG GCGAATACACAACTTGACTGCATGGATAATGGATCCGCAG GAAACGTTGATGCTAAAATACAAGTAATGAGTGGAAATCTG GATGATACATACAAGAATATGATGGAACAAGTTGATGCTGCTAAAGCTAAATTTGACCAGCTGACACAAATGAGATCTGAACTTGCTTCAGAGCATCACGAG ttttatgtacaggTCAGGCAGTTAGTGGAGAAACTGAAGTGTAAAATGGAAAATTTCAAG CCAGAACTAAGAGATATGTCTATCGAGACTTTGGAAGAGGAGCTTCAAGCTCTTAAGTCTGACAAATGTGGAGAAACTGAGTACCAGGAAACACTACAAAACCAAATTGACACTGTTAAG GGAATTTCACACACTGTTAAATGTGGTTGTGGAGAGGAGTACAAATTAGAGGTTGATCTCTGTGCGTAA